The following proteins are encoded in a genomic region of Falsibacillus pallidus:
- a CDS encoding helix-turn-helix domain-containing protein yields MKLGERLKSLRKSAGLTLAQLKDATGLSVSYLSDLERGRTNPSVKTLNKLASIYKISVSSLTEGVEGYGVNNDEELIPESLLALKDDTDIGKHITDEDLYSLNRISLRGKQPQTALEWKEIYLYLKRMLPGDE; encoded by the coding sequence ATGAAACTTGGAGAACGTTTAAAATCACTTAGAAAATCAGCAGGATTAACACTTGCACAACTAAAAGATGCTACAGGACTTTCTGTGTCTTATTTATCAGATCTTGAACGTGGAAGAACAAATCCTTCGGTGAAAACACTTAACAAACTTGCCAGCATCTATAAAATTTCTGTTTCTTCTTTAACCGAAGGGGTTGAAGGATACGGAGTTAATAACGATGAAGAGTTAATTCCTGAAAGTTTACTTGCATTAAAAGACGATACGGATATCGGAAAACACATTACGGATGAAGATCTTTATTCTCTTAACAGAATTTCATTAAGAGGTAAACAACCTCAAACAGCATTGGAATGGAAGGAGATCTACTTGTATTTAAAAAGAATGCTGCCAGGAGATGAGTAA
- a CDS encoding ImmA/IrrE family metallo-endopeptidase: protein MDIPRNLRERMEQLVQNTLKDFNIIGFTTPEDVAQRLGLTIHNGKLQQVDGAFDEETKVILINDNVRLDQRRRFTLFHEICHYLLRHDDEFFSDLNDLYEDDEEFRKVEERLCDMGAIEFAAPKEEVQALINEHGFSIHLLFELEEKFHLSKQSAMWRLAECAPHSCILAICRADFDIFPLLKLVPKEIKIENAWNSEWTPYKLRKETSIPKDHPIWTTSDSFDEYFSFEDTYIQYYSGSQMEANVEGVWINGRAYIVFDLI from the coding sequence ATGGATATTCCTCGGAATTTGAGAGAGCGTATGGAACAACTGGTACAGAATACATTAAAAGATTTCAATATAATAGGTTTCACAACACCTGAAGATGTAGCACAAAGATTGGGTTTGACCATTCACAACGGAAAACTTCAACAAGTTGATGGGGCATTCGATGAAGAAACAAAAGTCATTTTAATAAATGACAATGTAAGACTTGATCAAAGAAGACGCTTCACATTATTTCACGAAATTTGCCATTACCTACTTCGTCATGATGATGAATTCTTTTCTGATTTAAACGACTTATATGAAGATGATGAAGAATTTAGAAAGGTTGAAGAAAGACTTTGTGATATGGGTGCAATAGAATTCGCTGCTCCAAAAGAAGAGGTCCAAGCATTAATTAATGAACACGGCTTTTCTATTCATTTATTGTTCGAACTTGAAGAAAAATTTCACTTGTCCAAGCAAAGCGCAATGTGGCGGTTAGCAGAATGTGCTCCTCATTCTTGTATCCTGGCTATTTGCCGAGCTGATTTTGATATTTTTCCTCTATTAAAATTAGTACCAAAAGAAATTAAAATTGAGAATGCTTGGAATTCTGAATGGACGCCATATAAATTGAGAAAAGAAACGTCAATCCCTAAAGATCACCCTATTTGGACGACATCAGATTCTTTTGACGAATACTTTTCTTTCGAAGATACTTATATTCAATATTATTCAGGAAGTCAAATGGAAGCAAATGTAGAAGGTGTATGGATAAATGGTCGAGCTTATATCGTTTTTGATTTAATATAA